A single Anopheles arabiensis isolate DONGOLA chromosome X, AaraD3, whole genome shotgun sequence DNA region contains:
- the LOC120906524 gene encoding uncharacterized protein LOC120906524 → MATTPEKELSAFELGDLYVSIPLHQWAAEEATEPGSDLISFVQKRDEQKVAQDQKEEELVEDQSKIKKALEDAMSDIVERDESEDISGEPIAESDKLEALEKILEEANSVDEDHVEQETTHDEAHDEAIVEASEDAAEGVDRCARVEV, encoded by the exons ATGGCTACCACCCCAGAGAAGGAGCTGAGTGCATTCGAATTGGGAGACTTATACGTGAGCATTCCTTTGCACCAGTGGGCTGCAGAGGAGGCCACTGAGCCAGGGAGTGATTTGATATCGTTTGTTCAGAAGCGGGATGAGCAGAAGGTCGCTCAAGAtcagaaggaggaggagctggTTGAAGATCAGTCGAAGATCAAGAAGGCTCTAGAAGATGCAATGAGTGACATTGTGGAGCGAGATGAAAGTGAAGACATCAGTGGAGAGCCGATAGCTGAGAGTGACAAGCTAGAAGCTTTGGAGAAAATCCTGGAAGAGGCAAACAGCGTGGACGAGGATCACGTCGAGCAAGAGACCACTCACGACGAAGCTCACGATGAAGCCATCGTGGAGGCCTCGGAAGATGCAGCCGAAGGCGTTGATCGCTGTGCACGTGTGGAG GTTTAA
- the LOC120906519 gene encoding uncharacterized protein LOC120906519 has product MNAYFVSDIFCSASGKQKLNNIMHSYTGDQVRDRSASVVPLPEAFARNKRFCLFLGNISSFYDDRMLGMLLNLYGPFREMICSPPTFPGAVKSAIVVYDQPEPLENAARHMNGAWLAGTRMYAAASFTTTSRPILTSTELHVTNFSEWIDEEVLHELFGRIGRVMQIVMGRSVYGYREAYVSFRSAMDTEEAHLQLNGWDMGDGFALRVRHSYTVHGGAPVSPAEFQRLQTNRFLGGYVRVSGLGQSFGAVRLRELFGTYGLLRDVSVLRDQHREPLGWAILRYQSDKQALFVSRIMDNTVVDDSRLKVVKLSNQLLPFTDAVPIDLSTAFIPAASSAASSLFPRAWLGV; this is encoded by the exons ATGAATGCATATTTCGTAAGTGATATCTTTTGTAGTGcgagtggaaaacaaaaactaaacaacatCATGCATAGTTACACAGGAG ACCAAGTGCGTGACAGGTCGGCCAGCGTTGTGCCACTTCCAGAAGCATTTGCGCGGAATAAGCgcttttgtctgtttttgggCAACATTAGCTCGTTCTACGACGATAGAATGCTTGGTATGTTGTTGAACCTATATGGCCCTTTCCGGGAGATGATCTGCTCGCCCCCCACATTCCCCGGCGCAGTAAAAAGCGCAATCGTCGTTTACGACCAGCCAGAGCCGCTGGAGAACGCTGCCCGTCACATGAACGGTGCTTGGCTGGCGGGCACTCGGATGTACGCGGCGGCCAGCTTTACTACCACCAGCCGGCCAATCCTGACGTCCACCGAGCTGCACGTTACCAATTTCAGCGAATGGATCGACGAGGAAGTACTACACGAGCTTTTCGGTCGGATAGGCCGGGTGATGCAAATTGTAATGGGCCGGAGCGTGTACGGGTACCGTGAGGCGTATGTGTCGTTTAGGTCGGCCATGGACACGGAGGAGGCACACTTGCAGCTCAACGGATGGGATATGGGCGATGGGTTTGCGCTCCGCGTGCGACATTCTTACACCGTGCACGGTGGAGCACCAGTTTCGCCGGCCGAGTTCCAGCGCCTGCAGACGAACCGATTCCTCGGTGGGTACGTGCGCGTGTCCGGCTTGGGGCAGTCGTTCGGAGCGGTGCGGCTGCGCGAACTGTTTGGGACGTATGGCCTCCTGAGGGATGTGTCCGTGCTGCGGGATCAGCACCGAGAGCCGCTCGGTTGGGCGATATTGCGCTACCAGAGCGATAAACAGGCCCTTTTCGTCTCCCGCATTATGGACAACACCGTGGTGGACGATTCCCGTCTCAAGGTCGTGAAGCTGTCCAACCAACTATTGCCGTTCACTGACGCTGT TCCGATCGACTTGAGCACAGCATTTATTCCGGCGGCCTCATCGGCTGCCTCATCCCTCTTCCCAAGAGCCTGGTTGGGTGTGTAA